In Desulfonatronum sp. SC1, the sequence GCTGTAAACTGTGCCATCCTTGGTGGTTCTCTTTTTATGCAGGACAGGGCTTACGCAAATATTGGTGAAGCAACTGTATTTGGTTTAGGCTCTGGTGTGGGATGGTTGCTGGCCATTGTTGGTATTGCTGC encodes:
- a CDS encoding Rnf-Nqr domain containing protein, with product AVNCAILGGSLFMQDRAYANIGEATVFGLGSGVGWLLAIVGIAAIREKIRYSNVPAPLRGLGITFIVTGLMGIAFMSFMGIQL